DNA from Geobacter sulfurreducens PCA:
CTTCCAGAATGCCCCGGTCGATCTCGTCTTTAAGTTTCAGGTACTGGACCTTGAGGTCTACCATTGGAATCATTGTCTTCCTCCTTGGATACGCATTGAAACGCGGACGTGGTGCTTGACCATCAGATCAAAGGTATCAATCCGTTAACGCTTCAACGCGTCTACAGTTGTTTCGTAATCATGAGCGCCGTCTCCAGAGCCCGCTTGCCGTCCCGGCCACTCACCACCGGGGTCGCCCCGGTCCTGATGCAGTCCAGGAACGAGGCGATCTCGCTCTTCAGGGCATCGCCCTGCTCGAACGTCTTCTGGTCCATGGCCACATTGGGCACGCCGGGGAACATCTCGCCGCTCCCCTTGCGGAAGACCGCCAGGGATTTATTCTGGAAGTCGACCGTGATGTAGGAGTCGGCCTGGAAGATCCGCATCTTGCGCTCGCTCTTCAGGCTGATCCGGCTGGCAGTGACGTTGGCCACACAGCCGTTCTCGAACTGGATCCGGGCATTGGCAATGTCTTCCTCGTCGGTGAAGACCGGCGCGCCGATGGAATTGACCTGCTTCACGGGCGAATCGATGATGTGCTGGATGATGTCGATGTCGTGGATCATGAGGTCGAGCACCACGTTCACATCGGTCCCCCGGGGCTTGAACGGAGCGATCCGGAGCGATTCGATGAAGCGCGGCCCGGTCAGCAGCTCGTCAAGGGCCATGACCACCGGATTGAAGCGCTCAAGGTGCCCCACCTGGAACACCGCCTTCCGCTCATCGGCAATGCGGATCAGCTCATCCGCTTCCTCGATGGTGGTGGTAATCGGTTTTTCCAGCAGCACGTGGACACCACGGTCCAGAAACGCCCGCGCCACCTCGAAATGGTACTGGGTCGGCACCACAATGCTCACGGCGTCGACCCGGTCCAACAGCTCACGGTAATCGGTGCAGGGACTGGTACCGACCTTGGCCGCCACCTCTGCGGCCCGGTTCATGTCGGTGTCGACCACCGCCACCAGCTCGGTATCAGGAAGCTGGGCATACTTTTCCGCATGAAACTGTCCCAGGTAGCCGACGCCGATAACCGCTGTCCGTAGTTTGTCCGTCATCTGCAGAGTCCCCTTTCCGATTTCTCGGCAAAAGTAACAAAGTGGTCGACCTCCTGCGAGGGAGGGATTTCCTCGCGGATGCGGCGCAATGCCTCCTCCAGCTTGAGACCGGACCGGATCACGAGCCGGTAGGCTTTCTTGATCCGGCCAACGAGCTCCTCGGAGAAGCCGCGCCGCCGGAGCCCCACCGTGTTGAGACCGGAGGAAACCGCCCGGTTGCCGCTGGCGATGGTGAACGGCAACACATCCTGAACAACCATGGCCCCTCCGGAGAGCATGGCGCTCTCGCCCACCCTGACGAATTGATGAACCGCCGAAAGCCCGCCGAGGATGGCGAAATCCTCGACTACCACATGGCCGGCCAGTGTCGATCCGTTGGCCATGATGACCCGATTGCCGATCACACAGTCGTGGGCCACATGACAGTAGGCCATGAACAGGTTGTCGTCACCGATTACCGTTTCGCCGATGCCGGTGACCGTCCCCGGCTGGAGCGTCGTGAACTCGCGAATGACATTACGGTTGCCGATCCGCAGCCAGGTTTCCTCTCCCCGGTATTTCAGGTCCTGGGGAATGCCGCCCACGGAGGCCATGTTGAAGATCCGGTTGTCCTCGCCGATCTCGGTCCAGCCGTCGATGACGGTGTGGGGTCCAACGGTGGTGCCCCGTCCGATACGAACGTGCGCCCCGATAATGACATAGGGGCCGATTTCTACACCCTCGGCGATTTCCGCCCCGGGATGCACGATTGCCGTAGGATGAATCATTTAGAGTTTTTCCTTGTCGGCAAAGGTCGCCTTGAGCTCCGCCTCGGTGACCAGCTTGCCGTTCACGGTGGCCCTGGCGCTGAAGCACCAGATGCCCCGCTTGCAACCGGAGATCGTTACTTCGATCCGCAGTTGGTCTCCCGGCACCACCGGTTTGCGGAACTTGACGTTGTCGATGGAGGCAAAGTAGCAGACCTTGTCGCGGACCTCGTCGCCCAAGGTCACATAGGCGTAGATTCCCCCCACCTGGGCCATGGCCTCAACGATCAGGACTCCCGGCATCACCGGGTGTCCCGGAAAGTGGCCTTGGAAAAACGGCTCATTGATGCTGACGTTCTTGATCCCCACGATCCGCTCGCCGGCAACGTACTCCACAATCCGATCCACCAGGAGGAAGGGGTAGCGGTGGGGAAGAATCTTCATGATTTCGTTGATATCAAAGACTGTTTCCATGTTCACGCTCCTCAAAAGAGAAAAACGGACCGCCCGGAGGACAGTCGCGTTTTCTCGATTACACGACCGAAAATAGCGAAACAAACCGGTGCGGAGCCGGCTAGACTGCGGATTCCAGCTTCTCCTCAAGCTCGCGGAGCCGTTTTTCCAGGGCGGCCACAGTCCGCTTCATTTCAGGGAGTTTCGGCACAACCGCCGAGGCACGGAGCCACTCCCGGTGATCGAAGGCAGGGATGCCGCTCATAATGGTGCCCGAGGGCACATTGCCCGGAACGCCCGACTTTGCGCCAATCATGGCATTATCGCCGATCTCAAGGTGCCCGGCCACGCCCACCTGCCCGCCGAGCGTTACCCGCCTGCCGAGCTTGGTACTCCCCGAAATGCCCACCTGGGAGACGATCATGCAGTTCTCGCCGATGACGCAGTTGTGAGCGATCATGACGAGGTTGTCGACCTTGGTCCCTTTACCGATAACGGTGGAAGCAAGGGCGGCACGGTCGATGGCGGCGTTGGCGCCGATTTCCACGTCATCCTCGATCACCACGTTGCCCAGCTGGGGGATCTTGTACCAGCCGTCGCCGTCGGGCGCGTAGCCGAAGCCGTCGGAACCGATGATGGTCCCCCCGTGGATCGTTACCCGGTTGCCGATGCGGCACCCCTGATAGACCGTGACGTTGGCATGGAGCGTGACGTCGTCGCCGACAGTGACCCCCTCATAGAGCACCACTCCCGGATGAAGCGTCACCCGGTCGCCTATGGTCACATTATCGCCGACCACCGCACCCGGGTGAATCGTTATCTCCGAGCCGAGTTTCACGTTCCGGCCGACATGGGCTCCGTCCATCACTCCGCGGGCCGCGCGGGGAGCCACGTAGAAGAGGGTCAGCAGCCGGGCGAACGCCAGATAGGGATTGGGGACCATGATGGCGTTGTGGTTGTGCCGTTCGGCGCCGGGCGGCAAAATGACCGCGCCGGCCCTGGTGGAGGCAACCTTCGGCGCATAGCGGGGATTGGCGAGAAACGTGATCTGGCTGTCGGTGGCGTCATCGAGGCTCGCCACGCCGACGATCTGGCGGGAGCCGTCGCCGACCAGCGTTCCACCGAGGTAGTCAGCCAGTTCCTGTAGCGTCTTGCTCACGGCCATCTTATTTCTTCCGGGAGGCGTTGAAAATCTTCAGAACGTCCTCGGTCAGGTCGGCTTTATCGTCGGCAAAGATCATGCTCTCGTTCTTCACGAAGATGATCGTGTAGCCGCTCTTGCGGCCGAAGTCCTGAATGACCCGCTCCAGCTCCTCGATGATCCGCTTGGTGAACTCCTCGTCCTTGGCCTGGAGCTCGTCCTGGGCATCCTTGGTGAACCGCTGGAACTCCTTGAGCTTCTGCTGATAGTCCTTCTCCTTGGCGTTGCGCGCCGAATCGGAGAGGAGCACGCTCTGCTTTTCCAGGTCGTCCTTCAGCTTTTTGAGCTCATCCTGCTTGAGGTTGATTTCGTCCTGGTACTTCTTCACCTTTGCCGCAAGCTGCTCCTTGGCCTCCTTGCCCGCTTCGGAGAGGTTGAGAGCCTTCTGCATGTCGATGAAGCCGAGTTTGCCCCCTTCCGCTCCGAAGGCGGAAGCGGCAATGAGTGACAACGTAACGACGGTGGCTGCAATGATCCTTTTCATTGTTTCTCCTTTAGCTGGTGCTCTGAAACCCGCAGGTTCTAGAAAAAGCTCCCGATTGAAAATTCGAAACGCCCGCTTGACTTGTCGATGCCGTCGCGGGGGTTGAGCGGAATGCCGTACTCAAGCCGCAGCGGTCCCATGGGAGACACCCACCGGATACCGGCACCGTAACTCATCAGGACACTGGAGAACATATCCTGGTTCTCGCCGTACACGTTACCCGCATCAAAGAAGAGAACCCCTTTGAGGCCCGCATCCTTGAGGAGCGGAATCGTGTATTCCACGTTCAGGATCGCCTCCTTGTCGCCGCCGACAAATGCCCGTTCGGGGTTTGTCGTGGGGAGGCCGGTCAGCGGGTCGGTGGTCGGCACATAGGTGATAATGGACGGGCTCACACTTCGGCCCTCAAATCCCCGCAGAGTATTGATGCCGCCGGCGAAGAAGCGCTCGTCAATGGAAATGTCCTTGCCGCCGAGCCCCTGGATGTAACCGAGGGTACCCCGCAGGCTCAGAACCGTCCCGAAACCGGTCGGGAAAAAGACCGAAGTATCGCCGTAGTAGCGGAGGAACCGGTTTGTGCCGCCGAGACCGGCGAACTCGACCGAGAGGTTGTTGACCATGCCGCGCGTGGGGTCGAGACGGTAGTCGGTGGTGTCCCTGGTCAGGCTCACATAGATGGAGCTGGTAGTGGAGTTGGTCTCGGGCACGACCCGCAGGGCCGGTGAGATGTCGAAGATTTCCTTCTGCTCGTACTTGTAGACCCAGAGGGTTCTCAAAGTATCGCTCAGAGGATACCCCGCCTTGATGTCGCCGCCCGTTGCCCGGCGGGTAAAGTCGAGGTAGTCGCGCTCGGTCCGGTAAAGGTCGCCCCCCAAAGTCCAGCGGGTATCGAGGAAATAGGGGTCGGTGAGACCCAGGTTGAACGTGGACGATTTGCCGCCGATGGAGGCGGCCAGGTTAGCCCTGAGGCCCAGCCCAAGGAAGTTGCCCTGGGAGACGGAGCCCTGGCCGATAAGGCCGTCAAGCGAACTGTAGCCGGCACCGATGCTGAAGGTGCCGGTGGGCTTCTCCTTCACCTCGATATTCACATCCAGCTTGTTCTCGGCGCTCCCCTTAACCGTGGAGATTGCCGCTTCCTCAAAGAACCCGAGGTTCATGAGGCGCTGCTTGCTCTGCTTCAGGCCCGTGCTGCTGTAGGTTTCGCCCTCGGCCACTTTCAGCTCGCGGCGAATGACCTTGTCGCGGGTCTTGGTGTTGCCGCTAACGTTGATGCGATCGAAGAAGACCTTCTCCCCCTTTTCGAACTCGAAGGTCAGGTCCACGGTCTTCGTTTCCGGGTTCACCTTGGTGAGCGGTGTCACGTTGACAAAGGCAAATCCCTTGTCCGCGTAAAGATCGGTGAGCGTCATAACATCGGTACGGAGATTCGCCCGGCTGAACACATCCCCCGACTTGAGCCTGAGCACCTTGGTGAGGTCCTCCTCCTTCTCCAGCAGATCCCCCTTGTAGCCGATGGCGCCGGTCCTGAACTGATCCCCCTCGGTGATGCCGATGGTTACGATAAGGCCGCTTTTGTCCTCGTTGAGCGCCACCTGGGGCTCTCCGACCTTGACGTTGACGTAGCCGTTGTTGAAGTAGAGATCGGCGATGAGGTTTGCATCGTTCTTCACCACCTCGTCTTTGTAGGTGCCGGCACCGGTAAGCCAGGAGAGGAACCACTTCTCCTTGGTCTCCATGACTCCGCGAAGCTTGCTTGCGTTGAAGGCCTTGTTGCCCTCGAAGCGGATCGACTTGATCAGGACCTTTTCCCCTTCGGCCACCGAGACAATCACCCGCACGTCGGTGTCGGAACGCTTCTCGCTCCGGGTGGTGACTTCGGCCAGGTAATAGCCCTCATCCCCGTAGAGTTTCTTGACCCGCTTGCCCGCCAGGGTCAACTCCTTCTGGGAAAAGATGGTGTTCGCCTTGAGTCCCAGGGCGTCCCGCACCTTGTCGGTGGAAAGCTCCTTGTTACCCTCGATCCTGACTTCGCGGATAATGGGCTTTTCCTGCACCGTATAGACCAGGACCACTCCACCATCGCCCTGCTCGGTCTCTGCCCGCACGTCGATGAACTGCCCGAGCTTGTAAACAGCCCGCACATCGGCGTCCACCTTTTCGGCGTAGAGCAGATCGCCCGTTTTGAGAGAAAGGGCGTTGGTTATGGCAGCCGTCTCGACCCGCCGGTTCCCCTTGACCCGGACATCGATGATTTTTTCACCCTCGGCCCGAACACCCTGAACGTTCAGCACCACTGCGGCAATGATTCCTAGTGAAGTCGCTTGTAGCCGTCGCACCGCTACCCCGGAAATGTGGATTTTAACTGCGCTGCCCTACGTGCTGCCTGTTGAGACGAAAGAGTGCTACACCTCGATGCGGCCGTCCACCAGCCGGACAGTCCGTCCCATGCGGGAAGCGAGCCGCTCATTATGGGTCACGACCACCAGGGTCAGGCCCCGTTTCCGGTTGATTTCGGAGAGCGTTTCATGAACCTCGTCGCTGGTCTTCATGTCCAGGTTGCCAGTCGGCTCATCGGCCAGCAGGAGCCGGGGCGACAGGACCAGAGCCCGCGCGATGGCCACCCGCTGCTGCTCCCCGCCGGACAACTCCCCCGGCTTGTGGGTGAGCCGGTGGGCAAGGCCGACCTCCGAAAGCAGTTCCCGGGCCGGGCCAAGCGCCGCGGATCGCTTCATGCCGCCGATCAGGGCCGGCATCATAACGTTTTCCTCTGCCGTGAACTCCGGCAGCAGATGATGAAACTGAAACACAAAGCCGATGGAGCGGTTGCGGAAAGCGGCCAGGTCCATGTCGCTTTTCCGGAAGACATCTTCGCCGCCGAACAGCACCGACCCTGACGAAGGGCGGTCCAAGGTCCCCATAAGATGGAGGAGGGTGCTCTTGCCGGCCCCTGAGGCCCCCACCAGGGCAATGGTTTCCCCTTCGGCAACCGCCAGATTGACCCCCCTGAGCACATCGACGCGAGTGTCCCCGGCGCCGTAGGTCTTGCAGAGGTCCACAACCTCGATGAGGTTACTCATAGCGCAACGCCTCGGCCGGGGGGAGGCGTGATGCCTGCCAGGACGGGTAGAGGGTCGCCACCAGTGAGATAATCACGGCCGTCACCGAGATGAGCAGTACGTCGGACGGCACGACCTGGGACGGAAAATGATCCAGGTAGTAAACGTCCTTGCTGAACAACTCGAAACCGGTGACCCGCTGGATGACTCCGACGATGGGCTCCAGGTTCAGCGCCACAAGAAGTCCGCCGATAACGCCGATGGCCGTCCCGGAGATGCCGATGATGAGCCCTTCGAGAACGAAAATCTTCATGATGCTCCGCCCTGTCGCCCCCATGGATTTGAGGATGGCGATATCCTTTGTCTTCTCCATGACCACCATGAAGAGGGTCGAGGCGATGCCGAAAGCGGCCACCAGGACGATCAGGGTCAGAATGATGAACATTACCATCTTTTCGGTCTTCAAGGCAAAAAGAATGTTCTTGTTCATCTGCATCCAATCCCGGGCATAGTAAGGGAATCCGAGGTCACGGTTGATCTCCCGCACCATCTCTCCCGTGTGGTAGACATCGGCAACCCGGAGCTGGATACCGGTGACCGCTTTCCCCATCGAAAGAAACTCCTGGGCCTCGCCGAGCCCCACGTAGGCCAGGGTCGAATCATACTCGAACATGCCGGTGTTGAAGAGTCCGACCACCCGGAACTGCTTCATCTTGGGAACCATGCCGAGGGGGGTAATGTTGCCGAGGGGAGAGATGACGTTCAGGGTGTCGCCCACGTACAGGTTGAGGGAACGCGCCAGCTCCTTGCCGATGATGATGCCGGGCCGGACCGGCTCGGCCGAGGCCAGAGGGGCCGGGACAGTAGTGAGATCGGTCAGTTTGCCGTCGACGAGGGAACGGGAGAGATTGGTGACCTGGGGATCAGTGGCGGGATCGACCCCCCTGAGCACCACACCGGAAACGTTGCCGCCCGAGGAAAGCATCACTTGGCTGTAGATGAATGGGGTGACGGCCTTAACCCCTTTGACGGCACTAAGCCGCTCCATCATGGCGTGATAGTCCTCGATGCCGCCGCTCGATTTCAGCACCACGATGTGGGCGTTGGTGCCGAGGATCTTTTCCTTGAGATCTTCTTCGAAGCCGGTCATCACCGCCAGAACGACGATAAGCGCAAGGACCCCCAGGGCAACGCCCGCGGTGGAAATAAAGGTGATGATCGATATGAAGGTCGACTTCCGCTTGGCCTTCAGATAGCGGAGACCGATAAATAACTCGTAGGGCATGGGTGCATCCGGAACCGGAAATCGGGGACCGGGAGAAATCCGCCTGCCGTTCTCCGGCCCCTGGACCCGGTTTTCTTATTTTTCCTTGCGTAGTTGCGGAAAGAGAATGACGTCGCGAATCGAAGGTGAATCGGTCAGCAGCATCACGAGCCGGTCGATGCCGATCCCCTCCCCCGCCGTGGGGGGAAGGCCGAACTCAAGCGCGCGGATGTAATCCTCGTCCATGTAGTGGGCCTCGTCGTCGCCCTTGGCCTTGGCCGCCACCTGGGCGAGGAAGCGCTCCTTCTGGTCCACCGGGTCGTTCAACTCGGAGAAGGCGTTGGCCATCTCGCGACCGGCAATGAACAGCTCGAACCGGTCCACGATCTCCGGATCCTTGTCGCTCTTGCGGGAAAGGGGTGACACTTCGGTGGGATAGGCGGTAATGAACGTCGGCTGGATCAGTTTTGTTTCCGCCACTTCCTCGAAAATCTCGGTAATGAGCTTGCCGTACCCCACGTCGGCGGGCAGGTCGAGCCCCAGCCGCTGGGCGTAGGCATAGGCCAGATCCCGGTCCGCCAGGGACTTGGCGTCGATGTCGCCGTATTCCAGAATCGCCTCGACAACGGCGAGCCGCTTCCAGGGGCGCTGGAAGCTGATCGGCATCTCCTGGTAGGTGAAATCGAGGGTGCCCAGCACTTCCTGCGCAACATGACAGAGGAGTTCCTCCGTGAAATCCATCAGGTCTTCAAAGGTGGCGTAGGCCTGATAGAACTCCATCATGGTGAACTCGGGGTTGTGGCGCACTGAAATCCCCTCGTTGCGGAAGTTACGGTTGATCTCGAAGACCCGCTCGAAGCCGCCGACCACGAGCCGCTTCAGGTACAGCTCCGGTGCGATCCGAAGAAAAAGCTGCATATCGAGGGCATTGTGGTGGGTCACGAAGGGGCGCGCCGTGGCACCGCCGGGGATCGGCTGCATCATGGGCGTTTCCACTTCGAGAAAATCCTTGCGCACCATGAATTCGCGGATGAGATTGACGATGCGGGACCGCTTGACGAACACCTCGCGCACCTCGGGGTTCACGATGAGGTCCACGTAGCGCTGGCGATAGCGCGTCTCAACGTCCGTGAGCCCGTGGAACTTCTCGGGAAGCGGCTGGAGCGACTTGGTCAGGAGACGGATGAACGCGGCATTGAGAGTGAGCTCGCCGGTCTTGGTCCGGAACGGGGTGCCGCCGACACCGACGATGTCGCCGATATCGAAAGTCTCGAACGCCTCGAACGCCTCGTCGCCCACCGTATCCTTGCGTACGTAGACCTGCATCCGTCCCTTACGGTCCTGGATCTGGATAAACGCAGCCTTGCCGAAGGAGCGGCGCGCGATGATACGGCCCGCGACGGTAAAGCTGCGGGGATCATCCTCAATGGTATCCACGGTGCCATAGGCCTCCCTGAAATCGGCAGACGTATGGAGAGGTTTGAAATCATTCGGGTAGGGATTGATCCCCGCTTCCCAGAGGGCGTCGACCTTGCGCCGCCTCTGGAGCAACAGCTCACTCAACTCTTCCATTGCTCGTACAGTCCCTTTCTGGTAGCCGCTTTCCGGCCCGTTTAACAAACCGTCAACTTAGCCAAAGGAGCATGCCAAGTCAAGGAAAAACGGGGTGCGAACAGAGCGCACCCCGTCAATTTGGCCTGCATATTCAAACAGTTGAAGACAGGATCAGGGAAGGGCCACCTGCACCGGCGCGGTCCGGTTACTGGTCGTGCCGTCGCCGAGTTGGCCATAGCCGTTATACCCCCAGGCCCACATGCCTCCTGACCCATTTTTCTTGACGATCGTGAAGAACGACCCGAGGAGCACCACCCGTTCCACGTCGGTAAAGGGGACGTTCGATGCATCGCGTACCTGGGCCGGGCTCAGTTGATCGCCGGTGGTTCCGACGGACAGAAGACCGAGGGTATTGAATCCCCAGGTGTAAACCGTGAAGTTGCTCGCCACGGCCACCGAATGGGACGGACCGGCAAACACGTCGATAAATCCGGTGACGCCGGCAGGAAGCGTCAACTGGACAGGGGTGCTCTGGTTGGTGGTGGTGCCGTTGCCGAGCTGACCATAGGCATTGCTCCCCCAGGCCCAGATCGCGCCGGTAGAATCCAGGGCCAGGTTGTGGCTGCCGCCGGCGGAAATCTTGCGGATCGTAATGGAAGAGGGAAGCTGGACTTTTTGAGGCATGTGGTTGCTCAGGGTGGTTCCGTTGCCCAGTTGGCCGCTGGCGTTGTTGCCCCAGGCATAGGCCTCGGTGCTGGTATAGGCGATGCTGTGACTGCCGCCGGCAACGATGGCGGTCGGAGCAATGGGGAGTTTGGCCGTCTCAACCTGCCTGGGGGCGAAGCGGGTGGCGGAAGATATCGGGTTCAGGGCAAGTTGGCCCGCGCTGTTGCTGCCCCACGCCCAGACCGTGCCTCCGGCCAGAGCCATGGAATGGAGTCCGCCGGCCGCCACCTGCTGAACGGCACCGCCGAAGCCGCCGATCTTCACCGGTGTGGAACTGGTCGGGACCGTTGCGGGATCGCGGCCGATCTGTCCGGCCGAATTACTCCCCCACGCCCTGACCCCGCTCACGTTGTCGAACCGCGCGATGGCGAGGGTATGTGAGGCCCCGGTGGCAAATCCGCTGGAGTAGGTGGCAAAGCCGAGCCGGAGCCGCTTAGGTGTGGCAGCAGAGGTGGTTGTACCGTCACCGAGCTGGCCGGACTCGTTATTACCCCACACCGCAAGGGTCGTCATGTTCTGGAACACGGCACTGTGGGAATAGGCCGGCGACGAGATGCTGGTGGAGTCCGAGTAGGGCAGGTCGCCGTCGGCGCAGGCGGAAAGGAGCGTACAGGATGCAAGCACGGCGGCCATGCGAAAGTTGATGATATTTTTCATTGTCTTCTCCCTACTGGTGATTGGTCATGGGTACGCCACTGCTCTCCGGTTCTGGAGCCATCCGGACACCCTTATCTGCCGGCCACGATCTCGTACAAAACGCCGGGAGCCACTCCCTCGAACGTCACCGGGCCAAGATACTCGCCCTTGCGAAAGCAGACTCCCTCACCCGACACGAGTCTGGTGGCGGAGGAATTGCGAAAGGAAAAGGCCGTACCGCCCTGGAGCGAGGCAAGGGCCTCCGCCCGTTCGACGGGGAAAACGCGACGATCCACGACAGCGAAGTTCTCCGGCACGGGGAGCGGCGTGGCGCCGTTGGCCGCGTCCGCCATGGGCAGAGGGACGACGCTCCCTTTCCCGGCACCCCGTGGAAGAATGGCCCGAAGCGTGACCTCCACCGAATCCGTGCCGTTGAATCTGAAGTCGTAAAAAGGGGTCCAGCCGTTTCCCTTCACCAGGTAACTGTAGCGGACACTGCCCTTTCCGGCGAGTCGGAGCCGGGCCACGCTGCCGCCAGGGGACTCCGAAGCCTTGAGTGCCTTCAGCCGGTCATCCACCGACCTGATCCCCTCCTCGGCCTGCCGACGGGCCCGATAGACCTCCTCCAACTGCGTCAGGGCGTACTCGGTCCCCTTCCTGACCGACGTGAGGGGTTCGGGGTTGCCCTTGGTCTTTCGCGGCGTCTTGCTGCTTTGCGATTTTGCCGCCGCCTTGAATATCTCTTCCCGCGCTTCGATGGCTCTGAGCCGATCCTCAAGGCCCTTGCGCCGTTCGGCCAGGCGGGCGATCTCACTGCCGAATCCGGCAGCGGGCCGGAGGGGCTCCACTTCCACGCGGACCACGCTGGCACGGCCGGCAGGACTCACCCGGAGGGACCCGGGGATGTAGGTCGAAGGGAGCGGGACTTCCACCGTGCCCCTGGCGGCGCTTGCTTCGCCCGAAATCCGGGCCCCGTCCAGATAGTAGGTGACAGTGCTGCCGGCCATGGCCGGCACGGCAGCCAGCAGAAAACCGATTACATAAAGCGTGAGTCGCATCCGCCCTCCTTGGCGTAGCACGCAATCACGTGGCAACGTCGAGCAGTTCCACCTCGAAAATCAGAGTTGCATTCGGCGGGATCACCCCGCCGGCTCCGGCGGCACCGTACCCGAGTTGGGGGGGTACGATGAGACGGCGCTTGCCGCCGACCTTCATGGACATGACCCCCTCGTCCCATCCCGGGATCACCTCGCCCGCGCCGATGGTGAAGACGAACGGCTCTCCCCGGTCCACGGAGCTGTCGAACTTCGTGCCGTTCTCAAGCCAGCCCGTGTAGTGAACCTTCACCGGTTTACCGGCCACGGGGGCCGCACCGGACCCGGCGGCAAGGTCCACGTAGGAAAGCCCCGAAGCAGTCGTGACGGCATCCGAGGCGCCGGCGGCGCTTGCAGGCTTCGCCTCGCCGGCCGGCTTGGTTTCCCTGTCCGAACAGGCCGCCACGACGATCCCGACCAGGAGCAGCAGCAGTACGAGAATTTTCTCGACGTTTCTCACCAATTCCTCCGAAATAGCTTACAGATTGAACGGCTCATGGATTCCGCCGAGCCTCAGGATGAACTCCCATTGGGCCGGGGTCACCGGTTGTACCGAAAGGCGGCTCCGCTGCAAGAGGACCATATCCGCCACCTCCGGGTGCATCTTCAACTCGGCGAGCGTCACCGGCCGCGCGAGTGGCTTCACATACCTGACATCGACCATATACCAGATGGGGTTATTCCGGCCGGCCCGGGGATCGAAGTGTTCGCCTGCCGGGTCCAGGGCGGTCCAGTCGGGATACCCCTCGCGCACGACCCGCGCAATGCCGACCACCGCCGGATCGGGGACGTTGCTGTGATAGAAGAGGACCCCGTCCCCGGGCTTGATCTCGTCGCGCAGAAGATTGCGGGCCTGGAAGTTGCGCACGCCGTCCCAGTGCTCCGTGCCGTTGGGGCGGCTCCCGAGGTCGTCAAACGAAAAACAGGACGGCTCGGACTTGAAGAGCCAGTAACGCCGCTCGCGGTTCATGGTGTCTCCCCGGTCACGCCATGCGCCGTCCTAGGTCAGGAGGTGCACAAAGAGCCCACTCCTGAGCTTGGGCTCGAACCAGGTGGACTTGGGGGGCATGATCTTGCCGGCATCGGCCAGCTGCATCAGCTCAGCCATGGACGTGGGATGGAGCGAGAAGGCGACCCGATACTCACCACCAGCGACCAGGCGCTCCAGTTCGCCGATGCCGCGGATGCCCCCCACGAAATGAATCCGCTGGTCGGTCCGGGGATTGCGGATGCCGAGGACCGGACCCAGGAGGTTGTTCTGGAGGATGGAGACATCAAGATGGGACACTGCGTCGTGCTCGTCAAAGGCCCCCTGCTTGGGCACAAGCTGGTACCAGCGCCCCTCCAGATACATGCCGAACTGGTGCCTGCTTTTCGGCTCGAACCGCCCCTCTTCCGGGGAAACGCTGAAATGCTCTCCCACCCGTGCCATGAACTCGGC
Protein-coding regions in this window:
- a CDS encoding RCC1 domain-containing protein, with protein sequence MKNIINFRMAAVLASCTLLSACADGDLPYSDSTSISSPAYSHSAVFQNMTTLAVWGNNESGQLGDGTTTSAATPKRLRLGFATYSSGFATGASHTLAIARFDNVSGVRAWGSNSAGQIGRDPATVPTSSTPVKIGGFGGAVQQVAAGGLHSMALAGGTVWAWGSNSAGQLALNPISSATRFAPRQVETAKLPIAPTAIVAGGSHSIAYTSTEAYAWGNNASGQLGNGTTLSNHMPQKVQLPSSITIRKISAGGSHNLALDSTGAIWAWGSNAYGQLGNGTTTNQSTPVQLTLPAGVTGFIDVFAGPSHSVAVASNFTVYTWGFNTLGLLSVGTTGDQLSPAQVRDASNVPFTDVERVVLLGSFFTIVKKNGSGGMWAWGYNGYGQLGDGTTSNRTAPVQVALP
- a CDS encoding DUF4140 domain-containing protein, producing the protein MRLTLYVIGFLLAAVPAMAGSTVTYYLDGARISGEASAARGTVEVPLPSTYIPGSLRVSPAGRASVVRVEVEPLRPAAGFGSEIARLAERRKGLEDRLRAIEAREEIFKAAAKSQSSKTPRKTKGNPEPLTSVRKGTEYALTQLEEVYRARRQAEEGIRSVDDRLKALKASESPGGSVARLRLAGKGSVRYSYLVKGNGWTPFYDFRFNGTDSVEVTLRAILPRGAGKGSVVPLPMADAANGATPLPVPENFAVVDRRVFPVERAEALASLQGGTAFSFRNSSATRLVSGEGVCFRKGEYLGPVTFEGVAPGVLYEIVAGR
- a CDS encoding FKBP-type peptidyl-prolyl cis-trans isomerase; translated protein: MRNVEKILVLLLLLVGIVVAACSDRETKPAGEAKPASAAGASDAVTTASGLSYVDLAAGSGAAPVAGKPVKVHYTGWLENGTKFDSSVDRGEPFVFTIGAGEVIPGWDEGVMSMKVGGKRRLIVPPQLGYGAAGAGGVIPPNATLIFEVELLDVAT
- a CDS encoding EVE domain-containing protein, encoding MNRERRYWLFKSEPSCFSFDDLGSRPNGTEHWDGVRNFQARNLLRDEIKPGDGVLFYHSNVPDPAVVGIARVVREGYPDWTALDPAGEHFDPRAGRNNPIWYMVDVRYVKPLARPVTLAELKMHPEVADMVLLQRSRLSVQPVTPAQWEFILRLGGIHEPFNL